A genomic region of Anopheles coustani chromosome 3, idAnoCousDA_361_x.2, whole genome shotgun sequence contains the following coding sequences:
- the LOC131263539 gene encoding uncharacterized protein LOC131263539, with translation MEKKLKAAQHKKKVALENIKSLERFVTTFSKDEVGQLPGALERLQQQKEDFFAAMAKLEELDDSSEALESCISDRIDMEERCQRLKAFLRTNLPKETPDSSMLANSTMAFGRPTATNLRLPKIELPTFDGDSTKWLSFRDRFVSMIDDSAELSSIAKLQYLLSSLKGDAALPFEHTPLTNENYAVTWKALLKRYDNTRSLIREYWRKLHFLPVVKSESVEDLTNLVDEFTRHLNGLAKLKEPVEAWDTPLSNMLLMKFDSETILAWEKHSVHFERDKYQELMKFVEDRIQILKSTKSLTIVEDSTIKVAGNARQNTSRRAITNTAAIHKSSGQPRCLLECAENHSLRMCPIFNGKDVQQRRDIVAKKRCCWNCLSNTHLAKDCKSDRSCRTCGERHHSLLHISSTISMGVNSEDETVFLETAVLHLVDDYGTRHEARALLDSGSMSNFISEAFARKLMASRSKVNVSISGIGMASQLVNGSIVATVQSKIQPFATQMEFLILNNPSADIPTTPTDVSSWRMPVDAVLADPSFYIPGRIDIVIGGDAFWEIHSGRKRSLGKGRPWLVETPFGWVVAGNTAQAAKEVPRICHVATSNTPLEVILNRFWECETLPNEATFSAEEDLCEKHYVSTTTRDAAGRYVVSLPFNSNANTILGASKEIADRRWAGMERRLNSNPQMKEAYIKFMKDYERLGHMKKLSEPVDDSVPHYYLPHHAVVKETSTTTKVRVVFDASCKTTSGFSLNDTLLIGPVVQQDLLSIVMRFRAHAIAITADVEKMYRQFLHHAQDKNFLRIRYRENSAEPISTYELQTVTYGTASAPFLATRTLKQIANDHGEQYPRAVSPVLYDFYVDDLLTGADDQTDAIEIVSQVTEMLQSAGLSLKKWASNTPEVLSRIPPEDVAILPTYELRDAQCVSTLGLVWEPALDLLRFRIDLPSTAPIWTRRITMSYIAKIFDPLGLLGPAITVAKLFMQQLWLLKQDGKAWDWDVELPSQVQKEWHKFYSTLHLLREIGTMCGSTGNTLIPEGQPILKHYYTIHGMLDRFHDRDTLVEFLTSTLETICGK, from the exons atggagaaaaaactcAAAGCGGCTCAGCATAAAAAGAAGGTTGCGTTGGAGAATATCAAATCGCTTGAAAGATTTGTGACCACGTTCTCCAAGGATGAAGTGGGTCAGCTTCCAGGTGCATTGGAGAGGCTTCAGCAGCAAAAGGAGGATTTCTTCGCAGCGATGGCGAAATTAGAAGAACTCGATGATAGCAGTGAAGCGTTGGAATCGTGTATCAGCGATAGGATTGACATGGAGGAGCGTTGCCAACGTTTGAAGGCATTCTTGCGGACGAATCTTCCGAAGGAGACACCAGATTCTTCGATGCTGGCAAACTCAACAATGGCATTTGGACGGCCAACTGCAACCAATCTTCGGCTTCCAAAAATCGAATTGCCTACGTTCGACGGAGACTCTACAAAATGGCTCTCGTTTCGCGACCGTTTTGTATCGATGATCGATGATTCGGCAGAATTGTCATCGATTGCTAAACTGCAGTATCTACTGTCATCTTTAAAGGGCGACGCTGCATTACCCTTCGAGCACACACCgttaacaaacgaaaactacGCGGTCACTTGGAAGGCGCTGTTGAAAAGATACGACAATACACGTAGCCTTATTCGTGAGTATTGGCGGaaacttcattttcttccggtgGTAAAATCAGAGAGCGTCGAAGATCTAACTAATTTAGTGGATGAATTCACACGGCATTTGAATGGTTTGGCCAAGCTGAAAGAACCTGTGGAGGCATGGGATACTCCTTTGTCCAACATGCTGCTGATGAAGTTCGACAGCGAGACCATTCTTGCGTGGGAGAAGCATTCCGTCCACTTCGAGCGAGACAAATATCAGGAACTGATGAAATTTGTCGAAGATCGGATCCAGATCCTCAAATCCACTAAAAGTCTTACCATTGTAGAGGATTCGACGATTAAGGTGGCCGGCAACGCACGGCAAAATACCTCACGGAGAGCCATTACAAACACCGCAGCCATTCATAAATCCTCGGGGCAACCACGGTGTTTATTGGAGTGCGCTGAAAATCACTCGCTACGCATGTGTCCAATATTCAACGGCAAGGATGTGCAGCAGCGACGCGACATCGTGGCAAAGAAGCGCTGTTGCTGGAATTGCCTAAGCAATACGCATCTAGCGAAGGACTGCAAGTCGGATCGGTCCTGTCGCACGTGTGGGGAGCGTCATCATTCACTGCTACACATTTCTTCGACGATATCGATGGGAGTGAACTCGGAAGACGAAACGGTGTTCCTTGAGACGGCGGTGCTACATCTCGTCGATGACTACGGAACAAGGCACGAGGCGAGAGCGCTTCTCGATTCCGGATCGATGTCTAACTTCATCTCGGAAGCGTTCGCTCGGAAATTAATGGCCTCTCGGTCTAAGGTCAACGTTTCCATCTCTGGCATCGGTATGGCGTCGCAGTTGGTGAACGGGTCGATTGTGGCAACCGTCCAGTCGAAGATACAACCATTCGCGACTCAAATGGAATTCCTGATCCTGAATAACCCATCGGCGGACATCCCAACGACTCCCACTGACGTGTCTTCCTGGAGGATGCCGGTAGATGCAGTTTTGGCGGATCCATCGTTCTACATCCCAGGCAGAATTGACATCGTCATCGGGGGAGATGCGTTCTGGGAAATTCATTCCGGAAGGAAACGGTCGCTTGGCAAGGGACGTCCGTGGCTGGTCGAGACTCCCTTCGGTTGGGTCGTCGCGGGTAACACTGCCCAAGCTGCAAAGGAGGTTCCACGAATTTGCCATGTGGCTACGTCAAACACCCCACTGGAAGTGATCCTGAACCGGTTCTGGGAATGCGAAACCCTTCCCAACGAAGCAACGTTTTCGGCCGAGGAGGACCTCTGCGAGAAACATTACGTTTCTACGACGACTCGGGACGCTGCGGGAAGGTATGTGGTTAGTTTACCGTTTAACTCGAATGCCAATACAATTTTAGGAGCTTCCAAGGAGATCGCCGATCGCCGGTGGGCGGGAATGGAACGTCGGCTGAATTCCAACCCGCAAATGAAAGAGGCATACATCAAGTTTATGAAGGACTACGAGCGTTTGGGGCACATGAAGAAACTTAGCGAACCCGTTGATGATTCAGTTCCGCATTACTATCTGCCGCATCATGCAGTAGTAAAGGAGACCAGTACGACCACTAAGGTTAGGGTTGTCTTTGATGCATCCTGCAAGACAACTTCCGGGTTTTCACTAAACGACACTTTGCTCATCGGTCCGGTAGTACAGCAAGATCTGCTTTCGATTGTCATGCGTTTTCGGGCTCATGCGATAGCAATTACTGCAGACGTGGAGAAAATGTATCGTCAATTCCTTCATCACGCCCAAGACAAGAATTTTCTTCGCATTCGGTACAGAGAAAATTCCGCAGAACCCATAAGTACCTACGAACTACAAACGGTTACCTACGGCACGGCATCGGCACCATTCTTAGCTACACGAACTCTGAAGCAGATTGCAAACGATCATGGGGAGCAATATCCACGCGCAGTTAGCCCTGTCCTGTACGATTTCTACGTGGATGACCTACTAACCGGTGCTGACGATCAAACAGATGCAATCGAAATAGTGAGCCAAGTTACAGAAATGCTGCAGTCAGCTGGTTTATCGCTAAAAAAGTGGGCATCGAACACACCTGAAGTGCTCTCTCGCATTCCACCAGAAGACGTAGCGATCTTACCAACATACGAATTACGAGACGCGCAATGTGTATCCACTCTCGGGCTTGTATGGGAGCCAGCCCTCGACTTGCTTCGGTTCCGGATCGATCTTCCATCTACAGCACCAATATGGACACGAAGGATAACAATGTCTTACATTGCAAAGATATTTGATCCACTCGGATTGTTGGGACCAGCCATAACAGTAGCCAAGCTATTCATGCAACAGCTTTGGTTGCTAAAGCAAGACGGGAAAGCTTGGGACTGGGACGTTGAGCTGCCATCACAGGTCCAAAAGGAATGGCACAAGTTTTACTCTACATTACATCTTCTTCGGGAA ATTGGAACTATGTGCGGCTCGACTGGCAACACACTTATACCGGAAGGTCAGCCAATCCTTAAACATTACTATACAATCCACGGTATGCTGGACCGATTCCATGACCGTGATACATTGGTTGAATTCCTCACCTCGACGTTGGAAACCATATGTGGCAAATAG